In the genome of Streptomyces violaceoruber, the window TCCGGACCGACGGCGTACTGCGCGAGGCGCTGGGTCCGGTGCTGGCCGACGCGGTGATCGCCGTGCGGCTGGGCGAGGCGGGGTCGGTCGAGGGGCTGGACGACGACGGTGTGGCGGCGGCGTACCGCTGGAAGTACTGAGATGGCCGCCGGACCCGTGGCCGAGCGGCTGGCCGCGCTGGAGCTGGTGGACCACCACTGCCACGGCGCCGTCACCGACGACCTGGACCGCGCGGGTTTCGAGGCCCTGCTCACGGAGGGCGAGGCGTGGCCCGGCGTCTCCCCCTTCGACAGCCCCGTCGGCCTCGCCGTACGCCGGCACTGCGCGCCCCTGCTGGGTCTGCCGCGCCACTCCCCCGCCGGTGTGTACCTGGCCCGGCGGTCCGAGCTGGGCGCCGCCGAGGTCAACCGGCGGTTCCTGCGGGCCGCGCGCACCGGCGCGTTCTGCGTGGACACGGGGTACGCCCCGCACCGCGTGACCGCACCGGCCGAGCTGGCCGAGGCCGCCGGCGCGAGGGCCTACGAGGTGGTCCGGCTGGAGGGCGTCGCGGAGGCCGTGGCGGCCGGCGGTGTCGAACCGGACGCGTACGCGCGCGCGTTCCGCACGGCCGCGTGGGAGGCGGTACGGCGGCCGGGTGTGGTGGCCGTCAAGTCGGTGGCGGCCTACCGCACCGGGTTCGGCCTGGACCCGGCCCGTCCCTCGCCCGCCGAGGTGACCGAGGCCGCCCGACGCTGGCTGGCGCGCGGCGGCGGCCGGCTCGACGACCCGGTGCTCGTGCGGCACCTGCTGTGGACCGCCGTGGACCTCGGCCGGCCGCTGCAACTCCACGCCGGGTTCGGCGACAGCGACATCCGCCTGCACCGGGCGGACCCCACCCTGCTGACGGACTGGCTGCACCTGACCGCCGGCACCATCCCGGTCCTGCTGCTGCACTGCTGGCCGTACCAGCGTCAGGCCGCCTATCTCTGCGCGGTCTTCGAGCGGGTGTACCTCGACGTGGGGCTCACCCTGCACCACGTCGGGCCCGCGCGGGCGGGCGCGGTCCTCGCGGAGGCACTGGAGATCACGCCGTTCCGCAAGCTGCTCCACAGCTCCGACGCCTATGGACTGGCCGAGTTCCACCACCTGGGTGCGCTGGCCTTCCGGCAGGGACTGGCCGGTCTGCTGCAGGAGCGGCTGGACGCCGACGAGCTGTCCCTCCCGGACGCGTTGCGCCTGGTCCGCTGGGTCGGACGGGACAATGCCCGGCGGGTCTACCGGCTGCCCGGCGGCCCGGCGGACGACGGCTGAGCGGCGTGGGACGGGTCACAGTCCCGGAGCGCCGCCCGGGAAGCACGAACGGCTGAAAGTATGATCAAGCGATGTCTGACATGACCGAAACCACGCCGGGCTGGCTGACGAGCGACGAACTCGAAATGGCACGCGCCCGCATGCCGATCCTGTACGTCGAGGCCGTGCCCGTACGGGTGGACGACAGCGGCGAAGTCACCAGCGTCGGCCTGCTCCTGCGCATCGGGCCCGACGGGACGGTCAGCCGGACGCTGGTCTCCGGGCGGGTGCTGCACCACGAGCGGGTCCGGGACGCGCTGCTGCGCCATCTGGAGAAGGACCTCGGCCCGGTGGCGCTGCCCCGGGTGCCGCCCTCGCTCCAGCCGTTCACGGTGGCCGAGTACTTCCCGACGCACGGTGTCACGCCGTACCACGACCCCCGGCAGCACGCGGTCTCGCTCGCCTACGTCGTGCCGGTGACGGGTGACTGCCGGCCGCGCCAGGACGCGCTGGACCTGGTCTGGTTCGATCCGCGCGAGGCGCTGTCCGAGGCGGTGCGCAGCGAGATGCCGGGCGGGCACGGAGTGCTGCTGAAGCAGGCGCTGGCGCACGTGGGCTGCGTGGGCTGAGCGCTCCCCGCTGCTACTCCTCGCGCCGGTCCCCGTCGCTCAACTGCGGGTCCAGATCGTCCCTGAGCAGGCCCCGGGACCCCGTCTGCCCGGTGCGGTAGGCGGAGCGGGCCACCAGGTGGGAGGCGACCGGACTGGTGAGGAACTGGAAGAAGGCGATGAGCGCGAGGGTGCCCACGTCGGTGCCGTGGCGCAGCCGCAGCGCCACCCCGGTGAGGACGAGGAGCATCCCGAGGGTCTGCGGTTTGGTGGCGGCGTGGCTGCGGGAGAGCACGTCGGGGAAGCGGACCATCCCGATCACACCGAGGAGGCACTGCAGGCAGCCGAGGAGCAGCAGGACGGTCCCGGCCAGGTCGGCGGCCTCGGCCCAGGCGTTCACCGGTGGTCCTGCCTGCCGTCCGGGCGCACGGCGGGCCGGTCGCGCACGGCGATGAAGCGGGCGATGCCCACCGAGCCGGTGAAGCCGAGGAAGGCGAGCACCAGCATCACGGGGAAGTAGAAGGAGTCGCGGTCGTGGGCGGCCTTGACGCCGATGCCGGCGATGATGAGCGCCGCGGCCACGTCCAGGGCGACGGCGCGGTCCAGCATCGAGGGGCCGTACCAGATGCGGTACAGCAGCAGTGCGCCGGCGACGAGGATCATCGCGAGCGCGGCGACGAGCAGGGCGTCTTCGACGGTGTGCAGGGTGGTCACGTCGGGAGGTCACCTTCCGGTACGGGGCGGGCGGCGTCGGCGATGTCCTCGGCGGTGCCGAAGGCGCGGGCGACGAGTTCCTCCATGCGCCACACCTGCCGCTGGGCGCCCTCGATCTCGCCGGGGTTGCCCGCGTCCAGGACGTGCAGGAACAGGGTGGCCGTCGACCGGCGCACCTCGATGACGGAGCCGCCCGGGACGTTGGAGACGGCGACCGCGGTGGCCGTGAGCATGAGGTCGCTGCGCACTCGCAGCGGGACGGCGACGACCGCGGCGTGGTAGGGGCCCTTGGCGAAGATCTGCCGGGTGACCTCGACGCTGGACGAGAACATGTCGAACAGCAGGTAGGCCGCGAGGCGCAGCACGCCCAGGGGGTGCAGCCGGAGGCCGATGTCCACGGCGGGCAGCGGGAAGGCCAGGCACAGGCAGACCGCGACGAGGACGCCGTTGACGAGGTTGGCCCAGGACGGGGTGCCCCACAGCAGGAGCCAGATGACGGTGAGCCAGCCGACGAGCGGCAGGTCGAGCACGCGCCGGCCGCGGCCGACCCGGAAGGACCAGCTGTAGGGGGAACGGTCGCGGAAGAGGTTGCTCACCGGCCGAGCACCGCCTCGATGTAGGGGGTACGGGCGAGGAGCTCGGTGGCGGCGGCCTGGGTGAAGGTGGTGAGGGGGCCGCCGAGGACGGTGTAGGACAGGCCGAGGGCGACGGCGGCCCCGGTGGCCACCAGCATGGGCCAGGGCAGGTGCTTGGTGGTGGTGATGGACTGCCCGAGGAAGCCCGCGGAGACGACGGCGCCCGCGGGCACCGGCAGCCCGCTCCCGGCTTCGGCCGGCCTGCCGGAGCCGGACGCCTCTCCGGAGCCGGGCGTCTCTGCGGAGCCGGGTGCCCTCCCCTCCTCGTCGTCACCCGTCTCGTCGTCCGTGTCGTCGTCCTCGGCCGACTCCAGCACGACGCCCTCCTCCTCGGCCCCGGGCGGTGCGTCGCGCCAGAACGCGAGGTTCCAGACCTTCGCCATGACGTAGAGGGTGAGCAGGCTGGTCGCGGCGGATCCGGCGACGAGGGCCCAGGCCCAGCCGCCGCCGTCGGCGACGCCCGCGCGCATCAGGCCGAGCTTGCCGATGAATCCGGACAGCGGCGGGATGCCCGCGAGGTTCATGGCGGGCACGAAGAACAGCACGGCGAGCAGCGGCGCCGTCCTGGCCAGGCCGCCGAGGCGGGTGAGTTCCGTGGTGCCGTCGCGCCGCTCGATGAGTCCGGCGACGAGGAACAGGGTGGTCTGCACGGTGATGTGGTGGGCCACGTACACGATCGCGCCACTGATCCCGCCGCCGCCCGCGAGGGCGATGCCGAAGACCATGTAGCCGATGTGGCTGATGAGCGTGAAGGACAGCACCCGCTTCAGGTCGGTCTGGGCGACGGCGCCGAGGATGCCGACGACCATGGAGGCGAGCGCGGCGAGCATCAGCAGGTCGCCCAGGCGGTGGCCGGGGAAGAGCAGGGTCTGGGTGCGCAGCATCGAGTACACGCCGACCTTGGTCAGCAGTCCGGCGAAGACCGCGGTGACGGGCGCGGGCGCGGTGGGATAGGAGTCGGGCAGCCAGGCGGCGAGCGGGAACACCGCCGCCTTGATCGCGAAGACGGTCAGCAGCATCGCCTCCAGCAGCGTGCGCACGCCGGGCGGCACCTCCTGGAGCCGCTCGGCGAGTTGGGCGAGGTTCACGGTGCCCGCGACCGCGTAGGTCATGGCGATGGCGACCAGGAAGAGCACGGAGGAGAACAGCGAGATGATCACGTATGTCGATCCGGCCCGGATGCGGGTCGCGGTGCCGCCGATGGTGAGCAGGACGAAGCTGGCGACGAGCATGATCTCGAAGCCGACGTAGAGGTTGACGAGGTCGCCGGCGAGGAAGGTGCAGGAGACGCCCGCCACGAGGATGAGGTAGGCGGGGTGGAACACGCCGACCGGCGCCTGGTCGTCGCGGTCGGCCATGCCCTGGCCCAGCGAGTACACGAGGACGAGCAGGGTGACGGCGCTGGAGACGGTGAGCATCAGGCCCGCCAGGCGGTCGGCGACCAGGGTGATGCCGACCGGCGGTGCGAAGTCGCCGAGGTGCACGCTGAGCGGGCCGTGGCGGTCGGCGGACACCATGAGCACCACGGAGAGCACCAGCACCGCGCCGAGCACGGCGATGCTGATGAAGCGCTGGAACCGGTGCAGCCGGGGCCCGATGGCCAGCTTCAGGCCGGTGACGCACAGGGGGAGCACAACGGGGAGCGGAACGAGCGCGTTCATCCGGTTCCTTCCGTGCCGGCGCCGCCCGGGTCGTCGGGCTGGTCGGGCGGCGGGTGGCAGGAGTCCTCGCCGGGGAGCGAGTCGGGCTCGCGGCCGGTCTCCTCGGGGTCGTTGGAGGGTCCGGCGACCCGTGCGGGGGCCGGCGCGGGGCGGCCCGCGGCATCGGTGGAGCCCAGCTCGCGGCCCTCCCGGTAGTCCTCGGGGTCGGCGCCGAGGATGTCGTTCCAGAGATTCCCGGAGACGTCGTTGGCGCGGGCCTGGTAGGCGCGTTCCTCGCGGACCCGTCGGCGCAGCCGTCTGCGGGCGGCCCGGTAGCGGGCGCGCTGCTCGGCGTCGGCGCCGCCGTCCCCGGCGCGGGCCTCGCGGTAGCGGTCGCGCAGTTCGCCGCGCCGGTCGAGGAACTCGGCGCGCAGGGCGACCAGCCGGTCCTCGGTGTCGTCGCTGATCTCGTCGGAACCGGTGACCTGGTGGCTGCGGTAGGCCATGGCGAGCAGGAAGGCGGTGGTGGCCAGGGTGATGACGATCGCGGTCAGGGCGATGGCCTGGGGCAGCGGGTCGGTGACGCGGTTGCGGATGATGTGCGGGTAGAGCAGGGGTGCCTCGCCCGCGCTGCCGGTGGCGGCCAGGACCAGCAGGTTGACGCCGTTGCCGAGGACAACGGCGCCGAGCAGGATCCGGGTCAGGGACCGGGTCAGCAGCAGGGTGGCGCCGACGGCGTTGAGGACGGCGGCGGCCACCAGCAGGGACAGGCTCACGGTCATGCGCGGCCCGCCTCCGGGCGCGGGGCGGCCCGTTCGATCTGGCGGTCGATGCGGGCGCCGAGGGCCCGCACGATGTCCAGGACCACGCCGAGCACCAGCAGGTAGACCCCGCAGTCGAAGAGGACGGCGGTGGACAGGTGGGCGTCGCCCCACACGGGCAGGTGGCCGTGCCAGGTCCAGCCGTGCAGCACGGTGCCCTCGCCGAGGCCGCCGAGCGCGACCCCGGTGGACAGGAACAGGCCGAGACCGGTGAACACGCCGGGTTTGAAGGGCACGGCGTCGGCGAGTTCGTGGCGGCCGCCGGCGAGGTAGCGGGCGATGAAGGCGACGCCCGCGGTCAGGCCCGCGACGAAGCCGCCGCCCGGCAGGTTCTCCGCGCACAGCAGCAGGTAGACGGAGAGGACGAGGACGGGGTGGAAGATGAGGCGGGCGACCACCTCCAGGACGAGGGAGCGGCGCTCGGGGGCGAGGGTGGCGCTGGCGGCGAGCCAGGTCCGCTCGGGTCCGCCCTCGTCGCCGGTGGGCAGCCCTGCCGACTCGTAGCGGCTCGCCCGCCAGGCGGTGCGCAGTCCGGCGTGCGGGTGGTCCCCGGGCAGCGGCAGTACGGGCTGTTCGGCGCCGTCGGCGCGGCGGTGCAGGTAGATGAGGCTGGTGACGCCGATCGCGGCGGCGGCGAGCACCGCGGACTCCCCCATGGTGTCCCAGGCCCGCAGGTCGACGAGGATCGTCGCGACGACGTCCTTCAGGCCGTGGTGCGCGGTCTCCTCGACCATCGCCGCTCCCGCGCTGTCGGCCCGGCGGTGCCCCGCCATGATCCAGACGACGACGGCGACGGCGGCGCCGCCCGCGAGGGCAACCGGCATCCGCAGCAGGCGCCGCCACCGGCTGAAGTTCTCCTCGAAGCGCACCGGCATCCGGCGCAGCACCAGCACGAAGACGATCATCGAGACGGTCTCCACGCAGAACTGGGTGAGTGCGAGGTCGGGCGCGCCCTGGGCGACGAAGAGCAGCGCGGTGCCGTATCCGGTGAGACCGGCGAAGACGACGGCCTTCATCCGGCGCCGCACGCCCAGGCACAGCAGGGCCGCCGCGCAGGTCAGCAGGGCGACGGCGGCCTGGGCGGGGTGGTCCCACAGGCGCGGGGCGGGCACGTCCGTCCAGGGTTCGTCCGCGACGAGCACGGCGATCTGTCCGGCGAGGACGACGCTCATGGTCGTGACGAGGTACACCGACAGCGAGCCGCGCTGCACGAATCCGGTGCACTGGAGGGCGGTGCGCTCCAGGGCGAGCAGCATCCGTCCGAAGACGAGGTCCGCGGAACGCCAGGCGAGCCGCTGACCGGCCCGGGTGACGGGGCTCGCGGCGAGGAAGAGCAGGACGCCGCCCGCCCAGGCGGCGCCGGACAGGCCGAGGGCGAGGCCCGCCCCGTGCCACAGCGCCAGGTGGTACGGGTGGGCGGGCGCGGGGAACTGCCCGGCGTAGGTGCCCAGCAGTCCCTGGAGCCAGGACACTCCGGGGCCGAGGACGAGGCAGGCGAGGGCGAGCACGGCGGGCGGCGCGAGGAAGGCCGCCGGGACGGGGTGCGCGGTGGTGTCGGGGAGGCCGGGCTTGCGGGCGAAGGCGCCCCACAGGTAGCGCAGGGTGTAGGCGGTGGTCAGGGCCGAGCCCACGACGGCCGCGGCCAGGGCCCAGCGGTCACCGGTGCTCCCGTCCAGGAGCGCCTGGAAGGCGGCCTCCTTGGCACTGAAGCCGAGCAGGGGCGGCACGGCGGCCATGGACGCTCCGGCGAGCACGGCGACGGCGCACACGGCGGGCAGCCGGCGGCCGAGTCCGGAGAGCTTGCGCAGGTCGCGGGTGCCGGTGGCGTGGTCCACGATGCCGGTGACCAGGAAGAGCGGCGCCTTGAACAGGGCGTGGCCGAGGATCATGGCGGTGGCGGCGAGGCCGGTGTCGTGGCGGCCCGCGCCGGTGAGGACGGTGAGGAGGCCGAGCTGGCTGACGGTGCCGTAGGCGAGGACGAGTTTCAGGTCGTGCAGCCGCAGCGCCCGCCAGCCGCCGAGCAGCATCGTGACCGAACCGAGGACGAGCAGGAGCGGGCGCCAGGGCGTGACGTCGGCGAAGGCGGGGGCGAGCCGGGCGACGAGGTACACGCCGGCCTTGACCATCGCGGCGGCGTGCAGGTAGGCGCTGACGGGGGTGGGTGCGGCCATGGCGTTGGGCAGCCAGAGGCTGAAGGGCCAGATCGCGGACTTGGACAGGGCGCCGACGAGGATCAGCACGACCGCCGTGGACAGCGCGGCCGACGGGGCCGGCGGGTCGGCCAGGATCGCCGAGACGCGGTAGGTGCCCGCCTCGTGCCCCAGGAGCAGGAAGCCGACGAGCATGGTCAGTCCGCCGAGCGCGGTGACCGTCAGGGCCTGCAGGGCGCTGCGCCGGTTCCGCTTGTGGTCGCTGGTCTGGCCGATCAGCAGGTAGGAGAAGACGGTCGTCAGTTCCCAGAAGATGTAGAGCAGGACGAGGTCGTCGGCGAGGACGAGCCCGAGCATGGCCCCGGTGAAGGCGAGGAGGTTTCCGGCGAACCTGCCGAGCTGTCGGGAGCGGTCGTCGAAGTAGGAGGCGCAGTAGACCAGCACGAGCGTGCCCACGCCCGCGGCGAGCAGCACCATGAGTTCGGCGAGGGCGTCCAGCCGCAGCGCCCAGTCCACGTGGTAGGTGGGCAGCCAGCGCCACACGGCGGTGTCGGCGCCGCCCGCGGCCGTCGTGCTCCACCGGGTGGCGGCCCAGGCGGTCGCCGCGGCGGGCGGCAGGGCCAGCACGAGGAAGGCTCGGGTCCCGCACCATCTCACCAACGGCGCGGCGAACAGCGCGAGCGCGAAGTGGCAGAGGATGAGCGCGGACACCCGACAGTGATATATCGGGCATCTCGCCTGAGCGTCCAGGCACGCCGCAGGGAGAACAATCGAGGGGCGGTTTCGGATCTCTCCGAAACCGCCCCTCGATCAACGACTGTCTCCAGTCGGGACGACAGGATTTGAACCTGCGACCCCTTGACCCCCAGTCAAGTGCGCTACCAAGCTGCGCCACGTCCCGTTACCCGCCTGACCTGGGGTTTCCCCCGGCCGAACGCGCAGGAAAACCATACCGCACTCGGGCCGGTGGTCGCGCACCGCTTTTCCGGGGCGCGGTCCGCCGGCGCCCGCTCCGGTGACGTCAGCACTTCTGCGCGCGGGACGGCTCGGCCGCGGCGGCCGCGGTCCCGCTCGAGCCCGCGGCGGCCGCGTCCACCCGCACCAGTCCGCGCACCGCCGGTATCAGGAGCAGGGCGGCGCACACGGCGAAGCTGGTGACCCCCGCGACGAGCAGTACCCGGTCGGCGCCGAGGGCGGCGGCGGCCGGACCCGCGAGCGCCTGGCCGACCGGCATCATCGCCAGCGAGCCCGCCACGTCGTAGGCGTGGATGCGGTTGAGGACGTCCGGCGGGACCTGGGTCTGCACGCTGGTCGCCCACATCACGCCCCAGAAGGACATGCCGGCCCCGGCGACGGCGGCGCCGGCCGCCATGGCGGGGACGCCGAGCCCGGCGCCGACGCTCGCGGGGAAGGCGGCGAAGCCGACGAGGGCGATCGCGCCGGCCCGGAGCATGCGCACCGGCCGCAGCCGCAGGGCGAGGAGGCCGCCCACGACGGTTCCCGCGCCCAGGGCGGAGTTGACCAGTCCGTAGGCGCGGGGGCCGTGCTCCCCCACCACCTCGGTGGCGACCAGCGGCACGGTCGGACCCCAGACGGCGATCATGTAGACGCACCAGACGGCTATGACGTTCCACAGCCACCGGCGCGCGAGGAACTCCCGCCACCCCTGGACCAGGTCGGCGCGGAAGGCCTTGCTCCCGCGGCCGGAGACCGCCCGGCTCCCCGGCGCGGGCGGGGGCAGCCGGAGCAGCAGCAGGCACAGGGCGCTGACCGCGTAGGTGGTGGCGTGCGCGGCGAAGACACCGCCCGGTGAGGCGAAGCCGACCAGGAGGCCGGCCACGGCGGGTCCGGCGAGCTGGGCGGCGGACTCGGCGACGCGTATCGCGCCGTTGGCTCCCTGGACGTCGGAGGCGAGCCGGGGCACGGTGCTGGCGACGCCGGGCTGGAAGACGGCGCCCGCGACGCCGTTGGCGAAGCCGATGGCGCAGATCTGCCAGAGCACGACGTGCCCGGAGAAGAAGAGCGCGGCGGCCAGGGCCTGGGTGCCGAGCCGTACCAGGTCGGCGCCGATCATGAGCTTGCGGGTGCTGAAGCGGTCGGCGAGGACTCCGCCGAAGACGACCAGACCGGCGAAGGCGGCGGCCGTCGCGGCCATGGCGAGACCGACCGCGCCCGCCCCGTACCCGTGCTGGAGCAGTCCGGCGGCGAGCGCGACGGGCAGCATGGTGTCGCCGAGGCGGGCCACGGCCCGGGCGGCGAAGAACAGCGCGAAGTCCCGCGACCAGACGGCTCG includes:
- a CDS encoding NUDIX hydrolase family protein, with product MTETTPGWLTSDELEMARARMPILYVEAVPVRVDDSGEVTSVGLLLRIGPDGTVSRTLVSGRVLHHERVRDALLRHLEKDLGPVALPRVPPSLQPFTVAEYFPTHGVTPYHDPRQHAVSLAYVVPVTGDCRPRQDALDLVWFDPREALSEAVRSEMPGGHGVLLKQALAHVGCVG
- a CDS encoding Na(+)/H(+) antiporter subunit C, which codes for MTVSLSLLVAAAVLNAVGATLLLTRSLTRILLGAVVLGNGVNLLVLAATGSAGEAPLLYPHIIRNRVTDPLPQAIALTAIVITLATTAFLLAMAYRSHQVTGSDEISDDTEDRLVALRAEFLDRRGELRDRYREARAGDGGADAEQRARYRAARRRLRRRVREERAYQARANDVSGNLWNDILGADPEDYREGRELGSTDAAGRPAPAPARVAGPSNDPEETGREPDSLPGEDSCHPPPDQPDDPGGAGTEGTG
- a CDS encoding amidohydrolase family protein → MAAGPVAERLAALELVDHHCHGAVTDDLDRAGFEALLTEGEAWPGVSPFDSPVGLAVRRHCAPLLGLPRHSPAGVYLARRSELGAAEVNRRFLRAARTGAFCVDTGYAPHRVTAPAELAEAAGARAYEVVRLEGVAEAVAAGGVEPDAYARAFRTAAWEAVRRPGVVAVKSVAAYRTGFGLDPARPSPAEVTEAARRWLARGGGRLDDPVLVRHLLWTAVDLGRPLQLHAGFGDSDIRLHRADPTLLTDWLHLTAGTIPVLLLHCWPYQRQAAYLCAVFERVYLDVGLTLHHVGPARAGAVLAEALEITPFRKLLHSSDAYGLAEFHHLGALAFRQGLAGLLQERLDADELSLPDALRLVRWVGRDNARRVYRLPGGPADDG
- a CDS encoding Na+/H+ antiporter subunit A; the encoded protein is MSALILCHFALALFAAPLVRWCGTRAFLVLALPPAAATAWAATRWSTTAAGGADTAVWRWLPTYHVDWALRLDALAELMVLLAAGVGTLVLVYCASYFDDRSRQLGRFAGNLLAFTGAMLGLVLADDLVLLYIFWELTTVFSYLLIGQTSDHKRNRRSALQALTVTALGGLTMLVGFLLLGHEAGTYRVSAILADPPAPSAALSTAVVLILVGALSKSAIWPFSLWLPNAMAAPTPVSAYLHAAAMVKAGVYLVARLAPAFADVTPWRPLLLVLGSVTMLLGGWRALRLHDLKLVLAYGTVSQLGLLTVLTGAGRHDTGLAATAMILGHALFKAPLFLVTGIVDHATGTRDLRKLSGLGRRLPAVCAVAVLAGASMAAVPPLLGFSAKEAAFQALLDGSTGDRWALAAAVVGSALTTAYTLRYLWGAFARKPGLPDTTAHPVPAAFLAPPAVLALACLVLGPGVSWLQGLLGTYAGQFPAPAHPYHLALWHGAGLALGLSGAAWAGGVLLFLAASPVTRAGQRLAWRSADLVFGRMLLALERTALQCTGFVQRGSLSVYLVTTMSVVLAGQIAVLVADEPWTDVPAPRLWDHPAQAAVALLTCAAALLCLGVRRRMKAVVFAGLTGYGTALLFVAQGAPDLALTQFCVETVSMIVFVLVLRRMPVRFEENFSRWRRLLRMPVALAGGAAVAVVVWIMAGHRRADSAGAAMVEETAHHGLKDVVATILVDLRAWDTMGESAVLAAAAIGVTSLIYLHRRADGAEQPVLPLPGDHPHAGLRTAWRASRYESAGLPTGDEGGPERTWLAASATLAPERRSLVLEVVARLIFHPVLVLSVYLLLCAENLPGGGFVAGLTAGVAFIARYLAGGRHELADAVPFKPGVFTGLGLFLSTGVALGGLGEGTVLHGWTWHGHLPVWGDAHLSTAVLFDCGVYLLVLGVVLDIVRALGARIDRQIERAAPRPEAGRA
- a CDS encoding Na+/H+ antiporter subunit D, which produces MNALVPLPVVLPLCVTGLKLAIGPRLHRFQRFISIAVLGAVLVLSVVLMVSADRHGPLSVHLGDFAPPVGITLVADRLAGLMLTVSSAVTLLVLVYSLGQGMADRDDQAPVGVFHPAYLILVAGVSCTFLAGDLVNLYVGFEIMLVASFVLLTIGGTATRIRAGSTYVIISLFSSVLFLVAIAMTYAVAGTVNLAQLAERLQEVPPGVRTLLEAMLLTVFAIKAAVFPLAAWLPDSYPTAPAPVTAVFAGLLTKVGVYSMLRTQTLLFPGHRLGDLLMLAALASMVVGILGAVAQTDLKRVLSFTLISHIGYMVFGIALAGGGGISGAIVYVAHHITVQTTLFLVAGLIERRDGTTELTRLGGLARTAPLLAVLFFVPAMNLAGIPPLSGFIGKLGLMRAGVADGGGWAWALVAGSAATSLLTLYVMAKVWNLAFWRDAPPGAEEEGVVLESAEDDDTDDETGDDEEGRAPGSAETPGSGEASGSGRPAEAGSGLPVPAGAVVSAGFLGQSITTTKHLPWPMLVATGAAVALGLSYTVLGGPLTTFTQAAATELLARTPYIEAVLGR
- a CDS encoding MFS transporter, whose amino-acid sequence is MAGTSLRPTAARAVWSRDFALFFAARAVARLGDTMLPVALAAGLLQHGYGAGAVGLAMAATAAAFAGLVVFGGVLADRFSTRKLMIGADLVRLGTQALAAALFFSGHVVLWQICAIGFANGVAGAVFQPGVASTVPRLASDVQGANGAIRVAESAAQLAGPAVAGLLVGFASPGGVFAAHATTYAVSALCLLLLRLPPPAPGSRAVSGRGSKAFRADLVQGWREFLARRWLWNVIAVWCVYMIAVWGPTVPLVATEVVGEHGPRAYGLVNSALGAGTVVGGLLALRLRPVRMLRAGAIALVGFAAFPASVGAGLGVPAMAAGAAVAGAGMSFWGVMWATSVQTQVPPDVLNRIHAYDVAGSLAMMPVGQALAGPAAAALGADRVLLVAGVTSFAVCAALLLIPAVRGLVRVDAAAAGSSGTAAAAAEPSRAQKC
- a CDS encoding monovalent cation/H+ antiporter complex subunit F; protein product: MTTLHTVEDALLVAALAMILVAGALLLYRIWYGPSMLDRAVALDVAAALIIAGIGVKAAHDRDSFYFPVMLVLAFLGFTGSVGIARFIAVRDRPAVRPDGRQDHR
- a CDS encoding Na+/H+ antiporter subunit E; the protein is MSNLFRDRSPYSWSFRVGRGRRVLDLPLVGWLTVIWLLLWGTPSWANLVNGVLVAVCLCLAFPLPAVDIGLRLHPLGVLRLAAYLLFDMFSSSVEVTRQIFAKGPYHAAVVAVPLRVRSDLMLTATAVAVSNVPGGSVIEVRRSTATLFLHVLDAGNPGEIEGAQRQVWRMEELVARAFGTAEDIADAARPVPEGDLPT
- the mnhG gene encoding monovalent cation/H(+) antiporter subunit G translates to MNAWAEAADLAGTVLLLLGCLQCLLGVIGMVRFPDVLSRSHAATKPQTLGMLLVLTGVALRLRHGTDVGTLALIAFFQFLTSPVASHLVARSAYRTGQTGSRGLLRDDLDPQLSDGDRREE